The genomic DNA TCCGGTGGTAATTGTCGGGGCAGGGTTTGGCGGTATTCAGGCAGCCCGATCGCTGGCTCGCCAGGGGATTTCTGTTCTGCTGATCGATCGCCAGCCCTATCATCTGTTCACGCCGTTTCTGCATCAGGTAGCAATGGCAGAGTTGGAGCCGGATCAGGTGGGAATTCCAATTCGGCAAATGCTGCGACCGCATCGCGCTACGGCGTTCGCGCAGCGGGCAAGCCGATCGTTTCCCCAGGTGCAGTTTCTTCAGACTGAGGTAAAGGCAATTCGGTGGGACAAACGAATGCTAGATACGGCAGCAGGGCTGGTTCCCTTTGAGTTTCTGGTTCTGGCAGCGGGCAGTTCGACTCAGGCGGAAAAAGTCCCCGGAGCAGCCCAGTACACCCTACCCCTCAAAACCCTGCCCCAGGCGATCGATCTGCGCGATCGAATTTTGGCTTCTGTAGAGCAGGCAACCCAGGAACTCGATCCGATTCGTCAGCAGGAATGGTTGACTTTTGCAGTAATCGGGGGTGGCTCGACGGGCGTAGAGGTTGCCGGATCGCTGGCGGAGTGGATTCGAGAAAGTTTGAGCAAGAACTATTCGATGCTCGATCAATCTCAGTTTCGGGTTGTGCTGCTGCATTCGGGCGATCGTCTCCTAGAAACGATGGCTCCCCATCTAAGCCGCTACACAGAACGAGAGCTTAAACGACTGGGAGTAGAAATCTGGCTGCAAAGTGCGGTAACGGAGGTGGAGGCGGGTCGGGTGACGGTCAAAACAGGCGATCAGATCAATTCCATTGCGGCACAAACGATCGTCTGGGCGGGTGGCATTCGGGTGAGCGTCCCGGAGTCCTGGCAGTTGCCCGTTACAGAGAGCGGTCGGGTGGCGGTTTCTTCGTCGCTGAATCTGCTGGAATCACCGCAGGTTTATGCGATCGGGGATCTGGCAGAAGTGATGTGGGACGATCGCCCCCTGCCGATGCTGGCTCCCACCGCAGTTGCCCAGGGTGAGACGGTTGCCCAAAACATTTTGCGGCAGATGCGCGGACAGGTTCCCCTTCCCTATCGGCATATCGATCGCGGCACTATGACAATTCTGAGCCGATTGCGAGCCGTTGTGCAGCGGGGCGAATTTACAATGACGGGGTTTCCTGCCTGGCTGCTGTGGCTGGGATTTCACTGGGGCATTCTTCCCGGTGTACGTCAGCGAATCATCGTTCTTATTCACTGGCTGTTCAATCATCTGCGACGCGATCGAATTCCGGTTGCGGTTGTTCGTGCTTCTGGCGGGCGGCAAAAAGCTAACGTTGCTGAATGAGGATGGCGGAAGGCAGTAAACCTCTTGCAATGTGCTTGAAAAGCAAGCGATCCTGTACCGCCCCCTAGATTCATACCGACCTTTCAAAGCCCTTTACGTTGCGAGTTTTAGTTATGAGCTTTCCCAGCCTATTTGTTTCCCACGGTTCGCCCGATTTATCGCTGCATTCTGGTAAGTCCCTCGATTTCTTTAAGCAGCTTGGGCTGCAATTGGGTAGACCTGAGGCAATTCTTGCCATTTCTGCCCACTGGCTTTCCGCAGAACCGACCGTTAGTGGCGCAGCCCGTCCCGCAACCATCCATGACTTTGGCGGATTTCCAGCGGAGCTGTATCAGATTCAGTACCCTGCGCCCGGTGCGGTTGAGTTAGCGACTGAGGTTCAATCGCTTCTCACCAATGCCGGATTCGCAGCACAAACCCATCCCGATCGCGGACTGGATCACGGAGTCTGGACACCGCTGATGCTGATGTATCCCGATGCCGATATTCCCGTAACGCAGCTTTCCATTCAGCCTCGCCGCGATCCGGCGTATCATTTTCGTCTTGGACAAGCGCTCGCTCCCCTGCGCGATCGAAATGTTTTGATCCTGGCGAGCGGTTCCCTGACCCACAATCTGGGCGCTTTAGATCGAGGTAATTTCGCCGCAGATCCCGCGTACTGGGCAGTCGCGTTCGATGAGTGGATCAGCCAGACGATCGCCCAGGGCAACACCGAAGCCCTATTGAACTATCGTGAACTGGCTCCCTTTGCGATCGAGAATCATCCGACGGACGAGCATCTGTTGCCGCTGTTTGTCGCTGCCGGAGCAGGCGGAAACCATCCGGTTCAGCTTCACGCCGATTTCACCTATGGGTCATTAAGTATGGCGAGTTATGCTTTTGCGTGATTGTCCAAGACGCTGCTGAATAGCTCCTGTACCCGATTCCAGGCATCCGCTGCCGCCTCTGGCTGATAGCTCGATCGCTGGTCGCAGAAAAATCCATGCTGGGCATTTGCGTAGCGAAAAATCCGGTGGGGAATGGTGGACTGCTGCAATGCCGCCTCAATTTGATCCACATGGTCGGGCGGAATGCTGGGATCTTCCATGCCAAAAAATCCGTAGAGCGTCCCCTTGATCTCCGGCGTATAGGCGATCGTTGGTTTTCCGCTGCTTTCACCTATGCCCGGACTCCAGTTGGAAATGCCCGCCCCATAAAAGGAAGCCGTTGCCTTAATTTCGGGCAAGGTTGCCGCCAGATACACCACTAGTCCCCCAAAACAAAAGCCAATACAGCCGATCGCATCCGGATCTACATTCGGTTTGGCGGACAGATAGGCGATCGTGCTGCGGATGTCGCTCAACAGTTCATCGACCCGCGTTTGTTCTTTGTATTTGCGTCCTAGCTGAATGTCCTCCGGTGTGTAGCCCGTCTCAAATCCGGGAGCTATTCGCTGATAGATAGCAGGGGCGATCGCCACATAGCCTAACTTCGCAAAGCGATCGGTCACATCGCGGATATGGCTGTTTACGCCAAAGATTTCCTGGATGACGATGATGGCTGGATGGCGATCCGCCTGTGGCGGTTGCGCAGAGCGATCGTTTCCATGCTGGGGAGACGGGGGTTCTGCAAGGTAGGCATCGATTTGGAGATTGCCCACAGCGTCATGACCCACGCCCTCGACCAGGATGCCGTTAAACAGGCGATCGCCCACACCAGACAGCCAATCGATCGCATCATCAACATTTTCGCTAAAGCGGAAGCCGATCCCTCCGGCACCATCCTTGGACGCAGACACACCATGCTGGACGACTCGGATATTAACCATGCGCGTATGGTTAATATCCGAGTCGTCCAGCATGGTGTGTCTGCGTCCAAGGATGGTGCCGGAGGGATCGGCTTCCGCTTTAGCGAAAATGTTGATGATGCGATCGATTGGCTGTCTGGTGTGGGCGATCGCCTGTTTAACGGCATCCTGGTCGAGGGCGTGGGTCATGACGCTGTGGGCAATCACAAAGTCGCTGGCGGAGTGGCTGGCGTTTCCCAGGACGAGGATTTCGCAGTTTTGCAGTTCGACCCCGGCAGAGGTAGAAGCGACTGAGGAGTAAAGGCTGTAATTAGAGCAGATATCGGCATCGGTGAGCTGCGCCAGATCGATTTCGCCCATTGCCACCGCAACCCCCAGGGCAGAGGCTCCTCGCGAATATGCCATTGACTGATAGCTGTTACTAGACCGGACAGGCTGTTCCCGTTGGGAGGCAGTGATGAGGGGACACTTAATCTGCACAAAATGCACGTCTTCCCGCTTCAATCCCGCAGAGTCGATCGCCTGCTGTACCCCGATCGCGACTTCCTGCACCATTGCCACAGTGCCGATCTCCTGAGGCAGAAAATTCCTGGTGTGGGTGGTTCCCAGGACTAAGCCCCAGCGGCGCGGTGTATCAGGGCTAACTTCCTGGCGGGTAAAGATGGTGAGATGAGGACTTAATACCCCTTCGGTGCCGCCGGACATAACGTAGATGATCTCCTCGGCGGCAGATTTCACCGCTTCTCGGCTGCGATTGCCCTGCTGGACTGCTATTTGCTCGCTCAGGAAGGTTTTCAGGGTTTGAACAGCAAAACCCCGTGTAAAATCATTAACACAGCCGTTGCCTTCGGTTTTGCCCATAATGGCAATGATTGTCGCTGGATCTAGTCCTTCCGCGATCAGCGTTTTAAGCCCGGACAGATCATCGGGACTGCTCTGCGGAATTTTATGAACGTTAACTTTCATTGGTGACTGTCTCCCACCGATTCTCCTCACAGTTCCTCAAGATCATCTCAGAATCATCCCAACATCATCTCAGCAATTTTGGCAATTTTTGCCGCTGGTGCCCTGCTCGAAATGCTCTGCCCGAAACGCTCTGCCCGGAATGCCGTCTCTCCGTGCTGTAGCTATCTTCGACGCTCCTCCTTAAAGTTCCTCCTCTGTTAAACGCTTTACCTTTCTTGGAGACTGCTATGGTTCAGTTCCGGATTCAGCCCGATAGCGAAATCCCGGCATCCAGCCAGCTCTATAATCAAATTCGGTTTGCGATCGCCTCCCGGCAGTTTCCGCCCGGACATCGTTTACCCAGTACCCGCCAGCTCGCCATGCAAACGGGACTCCACCGCAATACGATCAGCAAGGTCTACCGCCAATTAGAGGACGACGGCATTGTGGATGCGCGAGCGGGGGCAGGGATCTATGTACGGGCGCAGGGCGACGAAGGCGGCAACATGGCAAAGGGACGATCGCCCTTAGTCGAGCAATATCCGCAGGCGTATAAGCTGGTGCAGCGCAGTCTCGATGACTTGCTGAATCAGGGCTGTTCGCTCACCCAGGCAAGAGAGCTTTTCCTCTCGGAGATTGACTGGCGGCTGCGGTGCAGTGCGAGAGTGCTGGTCACGGCTCCCCAGCAGGACATTGGCGCGGGCGAACTGATGGCGCATGAGCTAGAGCAAGCACTCCAGATCCCGGTGCAGTTGGTTCCCCTGGAGGAGCTGTCTCGCGTTCTGGATCAGACCCGATCGGGAACAGTCGTCACCAGCCGCTATTTCATTGGCGCAGCAGAATCGATCGCCTCACCAAAAGCAGTCCGCGTGATCCCCGTGGATATCTACGACTACGGGCAGGAAATTCAAAAGCTGCTGAAACTGCCACAGGATAGCTGCCTGGGTCTGGTTAGCCTCAGCGGAGGGATTCTACGGGCGGCAGAGGTGATTGTGAACAGCCTGCGGGGAGATGATTTGCTGATCATGACCACCCAGCCCAACGATACCTATAAGCTAAATGCGATCGTTCACAGTGCCCAGACGATTTTTAGCTTCGATCAGGCAAGCTGTGTGGCGGTGAAGTCTGCCATTGCTGCTGCAAGAGAGGATCTGATTCGGGCACCCCAGATTATCTGCTGCGAGAACTATATTGGGGAGAAGTCGATTATGCTGCTGAAGCGGGAATTGGGGCTGGAGTAAACCCGTGTCCTGCCTAGCTTTCTCGATCTCTGAGGCTAGCAATCTTCAGCAGGGCTATTTCATTCTAAAAATAGCCTTCAATTGTTTGAGGCTAAACCCACAACGACGCTGTGCTTGAGCCATGTTGTTGAACCCTAAGTCTCGATAGAGGTTGAGTGCCAGGTTGCGGGCAATCGCCCAGAGTTGCGGTAGCGGGATGACCCGGATTCTGGAAGCATCTTCGCCCTGGGTCACGTCACGCACGTAATGCACTTTGTTTTCCACGCCCCAGTAGGCGCGAATCCGGTCGGCAAATTGCTGTGCGGTTTCGCTCAAGGATGAAATGTAGTAGCGCGTTTCTGGCTTGCCGACAATCTCATAGTTGCCTTTGAGCAAGGTGCGTGTGGCAGTGACCCGAATCAGAGTGCACAGTCCTGCCCAGGGACGAATACCCGCCAAGCTGCGACAAATACTCACCGTTCGCTGCTCAAGTCGTCCATGTCCTTTGCTCGATTCGCTGTAAGTTTCTTCCGGTTGGAACTGAGTCACGATGTCGTTGAGTAAGCCTGCATGATTGCCTTTGAGCGCACCTAAATAGTGATTGCCGCTCTCAACAATTGAGGCGCAACTTTTTTTGGGTATTAATCGCATCAAAGCCAAACACCACGCCATACTGAGCAAATTGTTTCACCAATTCGGGCAAGACCTTAATTTCATTACTCTTGCGCTCTACCTCGAACGGTTCGAGGATTAAGCCGCGCTCGACCAGGTACACACTCACCAATTGAATAGCAGGATGAGGTTCAGTTGTACAATGCTCGCTGGCGATTTGATAAGAACCGCGTAAGTGCTTGCCATCGACTGCTATCATCTCGCCAGCACGAGGCTGAATCTGAAAGAACCGAGCGAGACAGACGGAGTACTGCTCATAATCCACGTTCAGTAGCACTCGCCGAATGGTGCTGTAGGAGGGCAAGCGTCTTT from Leptolyngbya ohadii IS1 includes the following:
- a CDS encoding NAD(P)/FAD-dependent oxidoreductase, encoding MNSIDYFAVSSAVSPVVIVGAGFGGIQAARSLARQGISVLLIDRQPYHLFTPFLHQVAMAELEPDQVGIPIRQMLRPHRATAFAQRASRSFPQVQFLQTEVKAIRWDKRMLDTAAGLVPFEFLVLAAGSSTQAEKVPGAAQYTLPLKTLPQAIDLRDRILASVEQATQELDPIRQQEWLTFAVIGGGSTGVEVAGSLAEWIRESLSKNYSMLDQSQFRVVLLHSGDRLLETMAPHLSRYTERELKRLGVEIWLQSAVTEVEAGRVTVKTGDQINSIAAQTIVWAGGIRVSVPESWQLPVTESGRVAVSSSLNLLESPQVYAIGDLAEVMWDDRPLPMLAPTAVAQGETVAQNILRQMRGQVPLPYRHIDRGTMTILSRLRAVVQRGEFTMTGFPAWLLWLGFHWGILPGVRQRIIVLIHWLFNHLRRDRIPVAVVRASGGRQKANVAE
- a CDS encoding DODA-type extradiol aromatic ring-opening family dioxygenase, which encodes MSFPSLFVSHGSPDLSLHSGKSLDFFKQLGLQLGRPEAILAISAHWLSAEPTVSGAARPATIHDFGGFPAELYQIQYPAPGAVELATEVQSLLTNAGFAAQTHPDRGLDHGVWTPLMLMYPDADIPVTQLSIQPRRDPAYHFRLGQALAPLRDRNVLILASGSLTHNLGALDRGNFAADPAYWAVAFDEWISQTIAQGNTEALLNYRELAPFAIENHPTDEHLLPLFVAAGAGGNHPVQLHADFTYGSLSMASYAFA
- a CDS encoding dienelactone hydrolase family protein, with the protein product MGDRLFNGILVEGVGHDAVGNLQIDAYLAEPPSPQHGNDRSAQPPQADRHPAIIVIQEIFGVNSHIRDVTDRFAKLGYVAIAPAIYQRIAPGFETGYTPEDIQLGRKYKEQTRVDELLSDIRSTIAYLSAKPNVDPDAIGCIGFCFGGLVVYLAATLPEIKATASFYGAGISNWSPGIGESSGKPTIAYTPEIKGTLYGFFGMEDPSIPPDHVDQIEAALQQSTIPHRIFRYANAQHGFFCDQRSSYQPEAAADAWNRVQELFSSVLDNHAKA
- a CDS encoding GntR family transcriptional regulator, giving the protein MVQFRIQPDSEIPASSQLYNQIRFAIASRQFPPGHRLPSTRQLAMQTGLHRNTISKVYRQLEDDGIVDARAGAGIYVRAQGDEGGNMAKGRSPLVEQYPQAYKLVQRSLDDLLNQGCSLTQARELFLSEIDWRLRCSARVLVTAPQQDIGAGELMAHELEQALQIPVQLVPLEELSRVLDQTRSGTVVTSRYFIGAAESIASPKAVRVIPVDIYDYGQEIQKLLKLPQDSCLGLVSLSGGILRAAEVIVNSLRGDDLLIMTTQPNDTYKLNAIVHSAQTIFSFDQASCVAVKSAIAAAREDLIRAPQIICCENYIGEKSIMLLKRELGLE